In one Parageobacillus genomosp. 1 genomic region, the following are encoded:
- a CDS encoding b(o/a)3-type cytochrome-c oxidase subunit 1: protein MMNETMKVDRRDAKLALAHIYVAFIALALGGLAGLLQTLVRSGKFQLPAGISYYTILTTHGVLLGLVLTTFFIIGFQFAAVSRTSGTFSNRVRFWGWVGFWTMTIGTAITAFFILTGQASVLYTFYAPLQAHAGFYLGLTLVVVGSWISGFAIFAHYARWKKQNHGKASPLLTFMSVVNMILWLICTLGVAATVLFQLLPWSLGIVDRINILVSRTLFWYFGHPLVYFWLLPAYMVWYAVIPKVIGGKIFSDSLARLAFILFLFLSIPVGFHHQLLEPGITPFWKYVQVVLTLMVVVPSLMTAFAMFATFEAYGRSKGATGLFGWLRKLPWGDARFFAPFVGMLFFIPAGAGGIVNASHQMDQVVHNTIWVTGHFHLTIATTVVLTFFGAAYWLIPHLSGRVMTKAMNRLAIIQTVVWAIGMSFMSGSMHFAGLLGAPRRSAFSTYGNSPQALEWIPYQIAQAVGGTILFIGIILVLVIVINLAFFAPKGETEFPVAEAAEPQERAALAMENWKLWIGITVALILIAYTVPFIDMIQNAPPGSKGYKLW from the coding sequence ATGATGAATGAAACAATGAAAGTAGACCGTCGTGATGCAAAATTAGCTTTAGCGCATATTTATGTCGCGTTTATCGCCCTTGCATTAGGAGGATTAGCCGGATTATTGCAAACGCTAGTGCGTTCCGGAAAGTTTCAGCTGCCGGCAGGCATCAGCTATTATACGATTTTAACTACACACGGCGTATTGCTTGGCCTCGTCTTAACAACATTCTTTATTATCGGATTTCAATTCGCCGCAGTAAGCCGTACGTCTGGAACGTTTTCCAACCGCGTCCGCTTTTGGGGCTGGGTCGGTTTTTGGACCATGACGATCGGCACGGCGATAACAGCGTTTTTCATTTTAACTGGGCAAGCATCGGTTCTTTATACTTTCTACGCGCCTTTGCAAGCACATGCCGGCTTTTATCTCGGCTTAACCCTTGTTGTCGTCGGCAGCTGGATCAGCGGCTTCGCGATCTTTGCCCATTATGCACGCTGGAAAAAACAGAACCATGGCAAAGCAAGCCCATTGCTTACATTTATGTCTGTTGTTAATATGATTTTATGGCTCATTTGCACGTTAGGCGTTGCTGCAACAGTGTTGTTCCAATTGCTGCCATGGTCGCTCGGCATCGTTGACCGAATAAACATTCTGGTCAGCCGGACATTGTTCTGGTATTTCGGGCACCCGCTCGTTTATTTCTGGCTACTTCCAGCTTACATGGTTTGGTACGCTGTCATTCCAAAAGTGATCGGCGGAAAAATTTTCTCTGATTCTTTAGCCCGTTTAGCGTTTATCCTGTTCCTATTTTTATCGATCCCTGTCGGATTCCACCATCAATTGCTTGAACCGGGGATTACACCGTTTTGGAAATACGTACAAGTTGTCTTAACGCTTATGGTAGTCGTTCCGTCACTAATGACGGCGTTCGCGATGTTTGCGACATTTGAAGCATACGGACGTTCGAAAGGCGCAACTGGGTTATTTGGCTGGCTTCGCAAGCTGCCTTGGGGTGATGCACGCTTTTTCGCGCCGTTTGTCGGTATGCTGTTCTTTATTCCTGCCGGTGCCGGCGGAATTGTCAATGCTTCTCACCAAATGGACCAAGTTGTCCATAATACGATTTGGGTAACAGGGCATTTCCATTTAACGATTGCCACAACGGTCGTGCTTACGTTCTTCGGCGCCGCATACTGGCTCATTCCGCATTTAAGCGGCCGCGTCATGACAAAAGCGATGAACCGCTTGGCGATTATTCAAACGGTGGTATGGGCGATCGGCATGTCGTTTATGTCCGGTTCAATGCACTTTGCCGGTTTGCTTGGTGCGCCGCGCCGTTCGGCATTCTCCACTTACGGAAACTCGCCGCAAGCGCTTGAATGGATTCCATATCAAATCGCGCAAGCGGTCGGCGGCACGATTTTATTCATCGGCATTATTTTAGTTCTTGTTATCGTCATCAACTTAGCGTTTTTCGCACCAAAAGGAGAAACAGAGTTTCCTGTCGCTGAAGCGGCAGAACCGCAAGAACGCGCTGCACTTGCGATGGAAAACTGGAAACTATGGATTGGCATTACGGTCGCGCTCATTTTGATTGCCTATACAGTGCCATTCATCGATATGATTCAAAACGCGCCGCCAGGGTCAAAAGGATATAAATTATGGTAG
- a CDS encoding carboxypeptidase M32 — protein MIKKIEQQFLQYVKKMMSYNEAISLMYWDLRTGAPKKGIEQRSEVIGMLSQEVFKMSTSEEMAAFIAELSPKHKYEQLSEVARHTLEECKKEYERNKKIPAEEYKEYVVLQSKAESVWEEAKAKADFSLFRPYLEKLVEFNKRFIDYWGYEGNPYNTLLDLYEPGMTVDVLDEVFGKLRERIVPLVQEVVASPHQPETSFLFHPFSKEKQRAFSLELLQELGYDFAKGRLDETVHPFAIGLNPNDVRITTRYDERDFRTAIFGTIHECGHALYEQHISEKLIGTPLCTGTSMGIHESQSLFYENFIARHYSYWKRNYARLKQYAPEQFSGVSLDAFYRAINEAKPSLIRIEADELTYPLHIMVRYEIEKQLFNGAIEVKDLPEIWNDKYEEYLGIRPHNDAVGVLQDVHWSGGSFGYFPSYALGYMYAAQFKHAMLKDLPHFDELLEKGELTPIREWLTERIHQFGKTKKPLEILQEATGEGLNADYLIRHLEEKYKAIYQL, from the coding sequence ATGATCAAAAAAATAGAACAACAATTTTTACAATATGTCAAAAAGATGATGAGTTATAATGAAGCGATCAGCCTTATGTACTGGGACTTGCGGACAGGGGCGCCGAAAAAAGGGATTGAGCAACGTTCGGAAGTCATTGGCATGCTTTCGCAGGAAGTATTTAAAATGTCCACATCGGAGGAAATGGCCGCGTTTATCGCTGAATTGTCGCCAAAACATAAGTATGAGCAGCTTTCGGAAGTGGCCCGCCATACGTTAGAAGAATGTAAAAAAGAGTACGAGCGAAATAAAAAAATTCCGGCTGAAGAGTATAAGGAATACGTCGTGTTGCAGTCGAAAGCAGAAAGCGTATGGGAAGAGGCGAAAGCGAAAGCGGATTTTTCCCTGTTTCGTCCGTATTTAGAAAAATTAGTGGAATTCAATAAACGGTTTATTGACTATTGGGGTTATGAAGGCAATCCGTACAATACATTGCTTGACTTATATGAGCCGGGAATGACGGTCGATGTGTTGGATGAAGTATTCGGCAAGCTGCGTGAGCGCATCGTTCCGTTGGTGCAGGAAGTCGTTGCATCTCCGCATCAGCCGGAAACATCATTTTTATTCCATCCGTTCTCGAAAGAAAAACAGCGCGCTTTTAGCTTGGAGCTATTGCAGGAGCTTGGCTATGATTTTGCGAAAGGCCGGTTGGACGAAACGGTGCATCCGTTTGCCATCGGTCTGAATCCGAACGATGTCCGCATTACGACGCGGTATGACGAACGCGACTTTCGCACGGCCATTTTTGGAACGATTCATGAATGCGGTCACGCCCTTTACGAACAGCACATTTCCGAGAAATTGATCGGGACGCCGCTATGCACGGGCACATCGATGGGAATTCACGAATCGCAGTCGTTATTTTATGAAAACTTTATCGCTCGCCATTACTCGTATTGGAAACGCAACTATGCCCGTCTTAAGCAATATGCTCCAGAGCAGTTTTCTGGTGTATCTCTTGATGCGTTTTACCGGGCGATTAATGAAGCGAAGCCGTCGTTGATTCGCATTGAAGCCGATGAATTGACATATCCGTTACATATTATGGTTCGTTACGAAATCGAAAAGCAGCTGTTCAATGGAGCGATCGAAGTCAAAGACTTGCCGGAAATTTGGAACGATAAATACGAAGAATATCTCGGCATTCGCCCGCATAACGATGCGGTCGGCGTGCTGCAGGATGTCCATTGGTCTGGCGGCAGCTTCGGCTACTTCCCGTCGTATGCGCTCGGCTATATGTATGCAGCGCAGTTCAAGCATGCGATGCTAAAAGACTTGCCGCATTTCGATGAACTGCTCGAAAAAGGGGAATTAACGCCAATTCGCGAATGGTTGACAGAGCGGATCCATCAATTTGGCAAAACGAAAAAACCGCTGGAAATTTTGCAAGAGGCAACGGGAGAAGGATTAAATGCCGACTATCTTATTCGTCATTTAGAAGAAAAATATAAAGCGATATACCAATTATGA
- a CDS encoding ATP-dependent DNA helicase, translating to MSRERYPFTLEKNENFFDKLSQWIGDVFYDILPEAGFELRDEQIYMAFQLERAFREKKVMFAEAGVGTGKTIVYLLYAICYARYTGKPAIIACADETLIEQLVKKEGDIAKLSNVLGLHIDVRLAKSPDQYLCLNKLEEVTTYDDEDIELYEQIYDELPAFVHENKPMQAFYHYGDRKEYAHLTDEQWKKIAWDPFQDCFTCEKRHRCGQTLWREYYRKAADLIVCSHDFYMEHVWTYDARKREGQLPLLPEASCVVFDEGHLLEFAAQKALTYRMKETTLETLLTRLLENDIREELAYLIEETLQISVRFFDELKLCAKEVVGSNRQEITFSPKLLRLAKQLHGKIMEIGNELVFESETYTIDHYQLNIVDEYLDQIEYSLDLFMNNADAITWLESSRQETTLVVMPRTVQEVLREKVFSKRIPFIFSSATLSSGKSFQYIASSLGIDEYLSFSVDSPFDYEQQMTIFMPTFRSDETVFAQKYAYALEKIHETEGRALILFPSRQELQQFKEAASGEKQFTFLFEGDREISELVATFQANEETILCAEHLWEGLDIPGPSLSNVIIWSLPYPPNDPVFQAKRKAYEDPFWGVDVPYMLLRLRQGVGRLIRTHEDRGIVSIFVTDDESKKVIEAIKEVLPTLVREE from the coding sequence ATGAGCCGTGAGCGCTATCCTTTTACATTAGAAAAAAACGAGAATTTTTTTGATAAGTTAAGCCAGTGGATTGGCGATGTGTTTTATGACATTCTGCCGGAAGCCGGTTTTGAGCTGCGGGATGAACAGATTTATATGGCGTTCCAGCTAGAACGGGCGTTTCGCGAGAAGAAAGTGATGTTTGCGGAAGCGGGAGTCGGCACGGGAAAAACGATTGTCTATTTGCTGTATGCGATTTGTTACGCCCGCTATACGGGGAAGCCGGCTATTATCGCCTGTGCTGATGAGACGCTGATTGAGCAGTTGGTGAAAAAAGAAGGGGATATCGCGAAATTATCGAATGTGCTTGGTTTGCATATTGATGTGCGACTGGCCAAGTCCCCGGATCAATATTTATGTCTAAACAAACTCGAAGAAGTAACGACATATGATGACGAGGATATCGAGCTTTATGAGCAAATTTATGATGAGCTTCCAGCGTTTGTGCACGAAAATAAGCCAATGCAGGCGTTCTATCATTACGGAGACCGGAAAGAGTACGCCCATTTGACGGATGAGCAATGGAAAAAAATCGCCTGGGATCCGTTTCAAGACTGTTTTACATGCGAAAAGCGCCATCGCTGCGGACAAACGTTATGGCGGGAGTATTACCGGAAAGCCGCCGATTTAATCGTCTGTTCCCATGATTTTTACATGGAGCATGTTTGGACATATGATGCACGCAAACGCGAAGGACAACTTCCACTTTTGCCGGAAGCGAGCTGTGTCGTATTTGACGAGGGGCATTTGCTCGAGTTTGCCGCGCAAAAAGCGCTGACATACCGGATGAAAGAAACGACGCTCGAGACGCTGCTAACAAGACTTTTAGAAAACGATATCCGCGAAGAGCTTGCCTATTTAATTGAGGAAACACTGCAAATCAGCGTCCGCTTTTTTGATGAGCTGAAATTATGTGCAAAAGAAGTAGTCGGCTCCAATCGTCAAGAAATTACGTTTTCGCCGAAATTGCTCCGCTTGGCAAAACAATTGCACGGCAAAATAATGGAGATTGGCAACGAGCTCGTGTTTGAAAGTGAAACATATACGATTGATCACTATCAATTAAATATTGTTGATGAATATTTAGATCAAATTGAATATTCGCTTGATTTATTTATGAATAATGCCGATGCCATTACGTGGCTTGAGTCATCTCGTCAGGAAACTACCCTTGTCGTCATGCCGCGCACCGTGCAGGAAGTATTGCGCGAAAAAGTGTTCAGCAAGCGGATTCCATTTATATTTTCTTCGGCGACGTTATCAAGCGGCAAATCGTTTCAATATATTGCGAGCAGCCTTGGCATTGATGAATATTTGTCTTTCAGTGTCGACTCGCCGTTTGATTATGAACAACAAATGACGATTTTTATGCCAACATTTAGAAGTGATGAAACAGTATTTGCGCAAAAGTATGCGTATGCCCTCGAAAAAATTCATGAAACAGAAGGACGAGCCCTTATTTTGTTTCCGTCACGACAAGAGCTGCAACAATTTAAAGAGGCGGCGAGCGGCGAGAAGCAATTCACCTTTTTGTTTGAAGGTGATCGGGAAATTAGCGAACTTGTCGCCACGTTCCAAGCGAATGAAGAAACGATATTGTGCGCCGAACATTTATGGGAAGGCCTGGATATTCCAGGACCGTCACTATCGAACGTCATTATTTGGTCGTTGCCATATCCGCCGAACGATCCAGTTTTTCAGGCGAAACGAAAAGCGTATGAAGATCCGTTTTGGGGTGTCGACGTCCCGTATATGTTGCTAAGGCTGCGCCAAGGAGTGGGGCGCTTAATCCGCACCCATGAAGACCGCGGCATCGTATCCATTTTTGTGACAGATGACGAAAGTAAAAAAGTGATTGAAGCTATCAAAGAAGTGCTGCCGACATTAGTGAGGGAAGAATAA
- a CDS encoding class I SAM-dependent RNA methyltransferase — protein MGSLALIATAAMGVESIVADEVRRLGYECQVENGKVTFEGDELAICRANLWLRTADRVKLKVGEFKATTFEELFEQTKALPWADYLPVNANFPVIGKSVKSTLFSVPDCQAIVKKAVVESLKKHYHVSWFEETGPLYRIEVALHKDIATLTIDASGAGLHKRGYRVHQGEAPLKETLAAALVQLTNWTPDRPFVDPFCGSGTIPIEAALIGQNIAPGFNRDFVSEQWGWIGEKTWERAREEAEDLANYDQPLDISGFDIDHRMVEIAKANALEAGFADLVSFKQMQVKDFRTRKEYGVIVGNPPYGERLGERREVEAMYRDMGKTFSALDTWSIYILTAHQEFEKHYGKKATKRRKLFNGFIETHYYQYWGPRPPKEKPNGQ, from the coding sequence ATGGGATCTCTTGCTTTAATCGCTACAGCAGCGATGGGAGTAGAATCGATCGTTGCCGATGAGGTGCGCCGCCTCGGCTATGAGTGTCAAGTGGAAAATGGAAAAGTGACGTTTGAGGGCGACGAGCTGGCGATTTGCCGCGCGAATCTGTGGCTGCGCACCGCAGATCGCGTGAAATTAAAAGTCGGAGAATTTAAAGCGACAACGTTTGAGGAGCTGTTTGAGCAAACAAAAGCGTTGCCGTGGGCGGACTATTTGCCGGTGAATGCCAACTTCCCGGTGATCGGAAAATCGGTAAAATCCACGCTTTTTAGCGTCCCAGACTGTCAGGCGATTGTAAAAAAAGCGGTGGTGGAAAGTTTAAAAAAACATTACCATGTTTCCTGGTTTGAAGAAACCGGACCGCTTTACCGTATTGAAGTCGCGCTTCATAAAGATATCGCTACGCTGACGATTGACGCGAGCGGAGCTGGTTTGCATAAACGCGGCTATCGCGTCCACCAAGGGGAAGCGCCGTTAAAAGAAACGTTGGCGGCCGCGCTTGTGCAATTGACAAACTGGACGCCGGACCGTCCGTTTGTCGATCCGTTTTGCGGATCGGGAACGATTCCGATTGAAGCGGCGCTGATTGGGCAAAATATCGCGCCAGGATTTAATCGCGATTTTGTATCTGAACAATGGGGGTGGATTGGCGAAAAAACATGGGAGCGAGCGCGGGAGGAAGCGGAAGATTTGGCCAACTATGACCAGCCTCTCGATATTTCCGGATTTGACATTGACCATCGCATGGTGGAAATCGCAAAGGCAAACGCACTGGAAGCCGGATTTGCTGATTTAGTGTCATTTAAGCAAATGCAAGTAAAAGATTTTCGCACGCGCAAAGAGTACGGCGTGATCGTCGGTAACCCCCCGTATGGCGAGCGGCTCGGCGAGCGTAGGGAAGTAGAAGCAATGTATCGGGACATGGGCAAAACGTTCTCTGCCTTAGATACGTGGTCCATTTATATTTTGACGGCGCATCAAGAGTTTGAAAAACATTATGGGAAAAAAGCGACGAAGCGCCGCAAATTATTCAACGGCTTTATCGAAACACATTATTACCAATATTGGGGGCCGCGGCCGCCAAAAGAAAAACCGAACGGTCAATAA
- a CDS encoding putative bifunctional diguanylate cyclase/phosphodiesterase, translated as MYDHQKLIDIHTFAEIAKNVFEYSGESIIITDEQNRILFVNPAFEIITGYSAEEVIGKNPRILQSGMHNKQFYEKMWNDIKQHGVWKGEIWNKRKDGELYLEWLTISVVKDQKGSVTNYVAIFSDITEHKRNMERLTRLALYDTLTNVPNRHLLEKRLESIIRMSKKYNQSFALLFLDLDRFKNINDTLGHRVGDILLKETAQRLKGLLRKQDTIARFGGDEFVIILPNLKHIREAVYMAEKIVESLKRPFCLNHQEVYISTSIGISVYPYDGTDKETLIRMADLAMCQAKKNGRNQYALYHDGMHRNGKQLFQLETELWKALDRGEFELYYQPQLDIKTKQIRAVEALIRWNHPEKGFISPGMFIPLAEESGLITPISDWVMMQACEHLKQLQLHYPYVKMSINISPIYFQQIDFLEKLQKTIESVNVNPRLIELELTESGVMPRAEQSVEKLTMLKIMGISIAIDDFGTGFSSLSYLHRFPIDILKIDRNFIKQLTHYQDDFAIVTAIITMAHSLGIRVVAEGVETEKQYKTLKKQDCDFIQGYFLSKPLSISELYKFLDEQNQWNHQE; from the coding sequence TTGTATGATCATCAAAAACTAATAGATATACATACATTTGCTGAAATTGCAAAAAATGTTTTTGAATATTCTGGCGAAAGCATTATTATTACAGATGAGCAAAATAGAATTTTATTCGTCAATCCGGCATTTGAAATTATCACCGGATACAGTGCAGAAGAAGTAATTGGTAAAAATCCACGCATTTTGCAGTCTGGAATGCATAATAAGCAATTTTATGAAAAAATGTGGAATGATATAAAACAACATGGAGTGTGGAAAGGGGAAATATGGAATAAGCGAAAAGATGGAGAATTGTATCTTGAATGGCTGACGATTAGTGTGGTAAAGGACCAAAAGGGAAGTGTGACAAATTATGTGGCCATTTTTTCCGACATTACAGAACATAAACGGAATATGGAGCGATTAACGAGACTAGCGCTTTATGATACATTAACAAACGTGCCGAATCGGCATTTGCTTGAAAAACGATTAGAAAGTATTATTCGAATGTCCAAAAAATACAATCAGTCATTTGCTTTATTATTTTTAGATTTAGATCGCTTCAAAAACATTAATGATACGTTAGGCCACCGCGTGGGAGATATATTATTGAAAGAAACGGCGCAACGTCTTAAAGGGCTGTTGCGAAAACAAGATACGATCGCAAGGTTTGGCGGTGATGAATTCGTCATTATTTTACCGAATTTAAAACATATTCGCGAAGCGGTATATATGGCGGAAAAAATTGTTGAATCATTGAAAAGACCATTTTGTCTTAACCATCAAGAAGTGTATATATCCACTAGCATTGGGATTAGTGTTTATCCATATGACGGAACAGATAAAGAAACGTTAATACGCATGGCCGATCTTGCGATGTGCCAAGCAAAAAAGAATGGAAGAAATCAATACGCTTTGTATCATGATGGAATGCATCGCAACGGCAAACAATTGTTTCAACTTGAAACCGAATTGTGGAAGGCGCTTGATAGAGGAGAATTTGAACTTTACTATCAGCCGCAATTAGATATAAAAACGAAACAAATTCGTGCGGTAGAGGCGCTAATACGATGGAACCATCCAGAAAAAGGATTTATTTCTCCAGGAATGTTTATTCCGCTTGCCGAAGAATCGGGTTTAATTACGCCGATTAGCGATTGGGTTATGATGCAAGCATGCGAACATTTGAAACAATTGCAGTTGCATTATCCTTATGTAAAAATGAGCATAAATATTTCTCCTATCTATTTTCAACAAATTGATTTTTTGGAGAAATTGCAAAAAACGATAGAATCGGTAAACGTGAATCCGCGTTTGATCGAGCTGGAATTGACGGAAAGCGGCGTTATGCCTCGCGCTGAACAGTCAGTGGAGAAACTCACCATGTTAAAAATAATGGGAATAAGCATTGCCATCGATGATTTTGGAACGGGATTTTCCTCGTTAAGTTATTTGCATCGTTTTCCAATTGATATATTAAAAATTGATCGAAATTTTATTAAGCAGTTAACTCATTATCAAGACGATTTTGCGATTGTAACAGCCATTATTACTATGGCACACAGTCTAGGAATTCGAGTGGTTGCTGAGGGAGTTGAAACGGAAAAACAGTATAAAACACTGAAAAAACAAGATTGTGATTTTATACAAGGATATTTTTTGTCTAAACCACTTTCGATTAGCGAATTGTATAAATTTTTAGATGAACAAAATCAATGGAATCATCAAGAGTGA
- the gpsB gene encoding cell division regulator GpsB, which translates to MLAGRIKLTPKEILEKEFKVSMRGYNQDEVDQFLDIIIKDYETFQQEIEQLQQENARLKRQVEELQKRPSAQAGTTNYDILQRLSNLEKHVFGNKLYD; encoded by the coding sequence ATGTTAGCCGGTCGTATTAAGTTAACGCCAAAAGAAATTTTAGAAAAAGAGTTTAAAGTAAGCATGCGGGGGTACAATCAAGACGAAGTCGATCAGTTTTTGGACATTATTATTAAAGATTACGAAACGTTCCAACAAGAAATTGAACAGCTGCAGCAAGAAAACGCCCGCCTGAAACGGCAAGTGGAAGAGCTGCAAAAGCGGCCGTCTGCGCAAGCGGGAACAACGAACTATGATATTTTGCAACGGTTATCTAATTTGGAAAAACATGTATTTGGCAATAAATTATACGATTAA
- a CDS encoding DUF1273 domain-containing protein has translation MRVLAVTGYKPYELNIFSNNHPAVSYIKVAIRQRLLSLLEEGLEWIVISGQLGVELWAAETAYDLRMEYPQLHVAILTPYLNQEERWNEMNREYYEWIVSQADFIDSITKRPYESPAQFRWKNEWIVRKTDGLLIVYDEEKEGTPKYILEVAKRRENYAIFPITFSDLQAIIEEAQINEP, from the coding sequence ATGAGAGTGCTTGCGGTCACAGGATATAAACCGTATGAGCTAAATATTTTTTCAAATAATCATCCAGCTGTCTCCTATATCAAGGTAGCGATTCGCCAACGATTACTTTCCCTATTAGAAGAAGGACTGGAATGGATTGTTATTAGCGGGCAATTGGGAGTAGAACTTTGGGCAGCGGAAACAGCATATGATTTACGAATGGAATATCCCCAGTTGCATGTTGCTATTCTTACGCCATATTTGAATCAAGAAGAGCGATGGAATGAAATGAACCGTGAATATTATGAATGGATTGTATCGCAAGCTGATTTTATTGACAGCATTACGAAAAGGCCATACGAAAGTCCTGCACAGTTTCGCTGGAAAAATGAATGGATCGTTCGAAAAACTGATGGTTTGCTTATCGTCTATGACGAGGAAAAAGAAGGAACCCCGAAATATATATTAGAAGTTGCGAAACGAAGAGAAAATTATGCCATTTTTCCCATTACGTTTTCCGATTTACAAGCTATTATAGAAGAAGCGCAGATAAATGAACCGTAA
- a CDS encoding CotD family spore coat protein, with protein sequence MYCRPHVLAPIVHPPRCCVQHHFQATIVPHIHPSHTTHVNHHLFQHQHYFPHTESVVNEVANQHCHFPGPAPFPWGF encoded by the coding sequence ATGTATTGCAGACCACATGTATTAGCACCGATTGTTCATCCGCCAAGATGTTGTGTACAACATCATTTCCAAGCAACGATCGTACCACACATTCATCCGTCGCATACGACACACGTCAACCATCATCTTTTCCAACATCAGCATTATTTCCCGCATACGGAGTCAGTTGTCAACGAAGTAGCCAACCAACATTGCCATTTTCCTGGTCCTGCTCCGTTCCCATGGGGATTTTAA
- a CDS encoding ribonuclease H-like domain-containing protein, with protein sequence MSMKQKLARWKEQLASRHSVASEQADSSALGQHSLEIPFLDEWRNKQVQPFFFEEDYCLIREVVYPLDYRHGRYQLGELHHVHQRWQSAPFAHPLSCKGFAASDLFFFDTETTGLSSGTGHVIFLLGHARVYADRVVVRQHFLPHPGAEVALYQSFLSEVDYTTLVTYNGKAFDWPKVKTRHTLIRDAVPKLPAFGHFDLYHASRRMWKQKLESVRLSEVEKEILQVERKEDVPGFLAPMMYADFLSTPHPDRIFPVFQHNERDILSLICLYIHLSNQLLDAEELDDALEQLETARWLESLGETAAAKQVYHHVTEKETKEAWQAKWQLSLLHKKEKQYEEAAAIWLELWEHGSDTWKIKAGLELAKAYEHYFRDVYEAYRYATNAYERWKTLFRTYKQGNRAQESEWTKRLERLKRKLNDKNISLASAKCDRK encoded by the coding sequence ATGTCAATGAAGCAAAAACTAGCGAGATGGAAGGAGCAGCTGGCATCCCGCCACAGCGTCGCTTCCGAACAAGCAGACTCCTCCGCTCTAGGGCAGCACAGCTTGGAAATTCCGTTTTTGGATGAATGGCGAAACAAACAAGTGCAGCCGTTCTTTTTTGAAGAGGATTACTGCCTCATTCGCGAAGTGGTATACCCGCTCGATTATCGGCACGGCCGCTACCAGCTTGGAGAATTGCATCATGTCCATCAGCGGTGGCAGTCTGCTCCTTTTGCCCATCCACTTTCTTGCAAAGGATTTGCAGCGAGCGATTTGTTTTTCTTTGATACGGAAACGACCGGGCTTAGCAGCGGAACAGGACATGTCATTTTTTTGCTCGGCCATGCCCGCGTGTATGCCGACCGGGTTGTCGTTCGGCAACATTTTTTGCCGCACCCGGGGGCGGAAGTGGCTTTGTACCAAAGTTTCCTGTCGGAAGTCGATTATACAACACTCGTTACATATAACGGGAAAGCGTTCGATTGGCCGAAAGTAAAAACGCGCCATACGCTGATTCGCGATGCCGTTCCAAAACTGCCGGCGTTCGGTCATTTCGATTTATATCATGCCTCAAGGAGAATGTGGAAACAAAAACTCGAATCGGTTCGCCTTTCTGAGGTAGAAAAAGAAATATTGCAAGTGGAGCGGAAAGAAGATGTCCCCGGCTTTTTGGCGCCGATGATGTATGCCGATTTCCTGTCTACGCCGCATCCAGACCGCATTTTTCCGGTGTTTCAGCATAACGAGCGTGATATTTTATCGTTAATTTGTCTTTATATTCATTTATCCAATCAGTTATTGGACGCCGAAGAGCTAGACGATGCGCTCGAGCAGCTAGAAACGGCGCGCTGGCTAGAATCATTGGGAGAAACCGCTGCCGCCAAGCAAGTGTATCATCATGTCACCGAAAAAGAAACAAAAGAAGCGTGGCAGGCAAAATGGCAGCTGTCGCTTCTACATAAAAAAGAAAAGCAGTACGAAGAGGCCGCAGCGATTTGGTTGGAGCTATGGGAGCATGGAAGCGATACATGGAAGATAAAAGCCGGATTGGAGCTGGCCAAGGCGTACGAACATTATTTTCGCGATGTTTACGAAGCTTATCGCTACGCTACCAATGCCTATGAACGATGGAAAACGCTGTTCCGAACATATAAACAGGGGAACCGTGCTCAAGAGTCGGAGTGGACGAAACGACTCGAGCGCCTCAAGAGGAAATTAAATGATAAAAATATTTCCTTGGCAAGCGCAAAATGTGACAGAAAATAA